The Piliocolobus tephrosceles isolate RC106 chromosome 4, ASM277652v3, whole genome shotgun sequence genome contains the following window.
acctcccaggttcacaacattctcctgcctcagcctcctgagtagctgggactacaggcatctgctaccacgcccggctaatttttttgtatttttagtagagacagggtttcaccatgttagccaggatggtctcgatctcccgacctcatgatccgcctgcctcggcctcccaaagtgctgggattacaggcgtgagccatggtgcccagcccttGGCTATGCTTTTTAATGATCAAATGACCATATAatcttttaattcaaaatataagtACAAACTGACATAACTTAGCTGTCTTAAGAAATAACATTATTTCCAACATGCTGTATGattaaaatttgtcttttaaattgtgaaaataaAGTTCACTCCTTACCGTACTAACATCCAGAGGCAGTATGAAGACAATAAGAAAGCAGAGATACCAAGCAAGCAGTGTTCCAATAATTACAAGTCTATGCTGTTTCTTAAAGTCTCCATATCGATGAAGTAGAAATAATgccagaaaaaagacaaaaacaatttcaAGTCCCAAAGCTGCACCACTCATTATTGGATATTTCACTCTCACTAACCAAAGTTATTCATGTACAGGTCTGGACCATATCTATAAAGTGAAAAGAAGGTTAAAATGCATCATTAACACAGGAAATGACATTTGGATAtttcatttgaatatttattagtacattaatacattaataaactctttggagaaatgtcatgCTTCACATTGGACTATGAATAAGATTAAAAGGGTAATTCCTATCCTCAagtacttatattttattttttaaagcacactTAAAAAATTTCATATACCTTGTATTTTCAAAAACTTAACAAAAATTATACTAGTTCTTACAATATTACAAATTAAGAAGTTCTTATTTTAGATGTCAACAGTTTTAATATAGTGTCATTTAGAGTTTCTTAATAAGTCCTAACAGAATAGTTTATGCAAATAAGCTGTTGACTAAATCCTAAGATATTAGATACttagtaaaatacatttttctaagattatttatcctctccaatttaagattttctaaaagagaggaaagagaaaaatggaaagagatcATTTAAAAGTaaccttttgttttttgaaacagtatttttcttttgtgttaatTTTGCCTAACATCTCAACTTTCATGAAATTCTTACTGCTtcacaaaatgtatttatcacTTCCCATTTATCTACATAAAGCTTTAAACTTACTTtaataaattctcatttttaatttttctactatTTTATATGCAGAAAATTTATCAGACTATTGAATAAAGTCATACATGTGAAAACATTCTTAATTTTATGATATAGTCATCAGCAAATAGTTTACCTGATATCTCTCTACTCAAAAAAGAGTATAGAGATTTAaagtctctattttaaaatttaaaaatttgatttctctatacttaaaaaaatgtacTAATCAAAGACAATATGAACTTTTCACCTTTGTAAAATCAATGTTAGACTTTTGTTTATCTACATACTACAATATTCCAAGGAATTGATTAATATCCTAACATAGAGAATCAACATTGCGATGCAacccaacaaaataaaataaggggcagtggctcacacctgtaatcccagcactttgggaggccaaggcaggtggatcacctgaggtcaggagttcgagaccagcctgggccaacatggtgaaaccccgtctttactaaaaatacaaaaattagccaggcacggtaacagctgcctgtaatcccagctacttgggaggctgaggcaggagaatcgcttgaacctggaaggcggaggttgcagtgagccgatatcctgccattgcactcaagcctgggcaacaagagcaaaactctgtctcaaaaataaataaaataaataaataaataaacaaataacaaaacaagggAGAACCAATAAAATACTTCAAATCAACAAACATCTTTAACTAAAACTATTtagaataatagaaaagaaagtttGAGTACTTTAAAAGgttcaatttaaatttatatacaaaatacTCCTACATGAAATATCACAAAAATCACATTTAACAAACAATTTTCTTCACTATTTCTTTATATTGGTAAACAGATTCCATTTCAActatcaatattttcatttttctttttttttgaaatttagaaataaattttatttaagatcTGAAATACAATTTCTAAAATATCAACTTTTCCAGAAAACCGTGGCTACACAATAATGCATTGCCTCTATCATGTTAGAACGTGCATTAGACTCAAATACAAAAACCATGAAACAAATCACCATCCTTCAACAATTTGAGCAAAGATAGAATGCTTAAGAACAACATCGATGGACTTGCAGAGGATGGGCTGTTTTATTTCAagcaccataaaaaaaaaaaagagcacaaatGCATGGGTTTCCAGGTATATACATTAAGTTGAACCTTTGGCACTAGGAATCAGGGCGTTTTGTCACATAGCATTAACACATATTAGAAAATTGTGTAGTGTCAAAGGGATAGGAACCACCAGCATTCAAGCAATGTTGTCAACTAGGCAATAAAATGTTTTACTGTTTCTTCTTTGTTCTAATTACTGCATACACTGGTAGCAACTTTGAAATGAGAAAAGGAGCTTAcgctctttttattttctgtttaaaacagaacagaaaaaaaaactgaaacgtAAGTGCTGTTATATATTAATGATTTTAAAGAACatcaattttacaagaaaaagactAAGAACAAAAAGTGTTTACAGATACAGGACAAAAATGGTGAGCTGTCTGTAGACACTCACAGGGCTTTGCGGTGGTACTCAGCAGAAGCCACTGTGTAATCAATGGCAGTAAAGAGAGATGCAGAATTCTTTGCCAGATATTTTAGGAAATCATGCAAACAGCCCAACAATAATGCAAGGCTTTTCTCATCAAGGGGCATATAGGCCAACATTGCTCCAATTCTTACAAATAATCTCAGTAGGTGTGGTGCTCCATAAACCTGAGACATTGGAGCATCAGGGTGAGCCAAGAGGATTTCAGGATACTGGGGCCTCTCAAATTTGTAGAGCAGCTGAGTGCCCAACATCACATTGGAATATTCTTTTATTcctgggttgggcacagtggctcacgcctgtaatcccagcactttgggagtccgaggagggtggatcatgaggtcaggagatcgagaccatcctggctaacaagtgaaactccgtctctactaaaaatacaaaaaaattagccgtgcgtggtggtgggcgcctgtagacccagctactcaggaggctgaggcaggagaatggcatgaacctggtaggcggagcctgcagtgagccgagatcacaccactgcactccggcctgggtaacagagcaagacattgtctcaaaaaaaaaaaaaaaaaaaaaaaaaaaagaaatattcttttacTCCTGCCACAACTTCATTAACTGCATATTCCTTATTATCAACATTTCCCTGTGACTTCTTGCAATTTGCATACTCCTCCAGAATTGCATCTACATTTTTCTTAGCAGGGAGTTGAAACAGCTGCTTCTGTCTGGTTACTAAGTCCCAGTCCTCAACAAGCCATGGTTTTAATTCTTCAGGAATCTTCACTTTAACCTCCATTCTATTCTTAAATGCCTCCTCACTTTCAACAGTGGGGTCTGCCTGGGCCCTTTTCTTCCGAAGGGGCTGA
Protein-coding sequences here:
- the LOC111545524 gene encoding mortality factor 4-like protein 2 yields the protein MSSRKQDSQPHGQQSAEEENFKKPTRSNMQRSKMRGVSSGKKTAGPQQKKILNQKTRKNKQKTPGNRDDGSTSKAPQPLRKKRAQADPTVESEEAFKNRMEVKVKIPEELKPWLVEDWDLVTRQKQLFQLPAKKNVDAILEEYANCKKSQGNVDNKEYAVNEVVAGVKEYFNVMLGTQLLYKFERPQYPEILLAHPDAPMSQVYGAPHLLRLFVRIGAMLAYMPLDEKSLALLLGCLHDFLKYLAKNSASLFTAIDYTVASAEYHRKAL